AAATCTTGGCTCCACAGCCTATTCTCTGAGCGATCTGGGCAAGTCACCTGAGCTCAaactccctgcctttctctcaaAACATTGCAAGTATAGCACTGGTTAAGAGGTCCACACTGACTCTTATATGTTCCCAGCCCCTGGCTCTCAGAAAGCTCTCAGGCATCCTGGTAGAACCCAGCATGCAGCTCCTAACCCAAAGGCCAGCTGGGCCTGCCTGCTCTTCCTGCCTGAATATCTTATACACAGTGTCATCCCCGGTCATCTCTCCTGCCACTGCAAAGAACAGAGGCAGGATGAGAACACCTGTGCTAGTGGCCTTGGGGGAGGCTGCCAGGGAGTGGGGTGTGAGGCTCACAGTCGCCCGGCAGGTAGAAGACCAGGTTGATCATGAAGGAGATGAGCACGCAGGGTACCAGGATGTTGATGATGTAGAAGAGCGGCTTGCGGCGGATGATGAGGTAGAAGGTGATGTCTTGGTGTTTGGTGCTGTCCATCGGGACACTGGGGTCCACGTTGACTTTGGCTGCCCGGTGCACTATCTCCCACTCTCCGTTCTCTGAGGGAGGTACAAGGACAGCTCAGGATCAAGCTGGAGCAGGGAAACCACAGGGCTGAGGAGCCTTGGGACAGGATGAGGGGCTGGGTTGCAGCAAAGCAGGCCAGGGCGCTGTCTAAGGCAGCGGAGGCATGGAGGAATTTTGGGTCCTGTGAGGTCCATCTGTGGGGTCAGTCTTGGAGGAAGGAGGTTTTCTCTGTGGCTTTTTCTGGAaggttcttttatttgtttgtttattgtttctttctctctttggaaAGAGACAGAAGCTGAAGCCATACACGGTTCAAATAAGGAATGTGTTTTGGCTTAAAAGCTATCACAAGGGGCCGGGGAGATGGcctcaacaattaagagcactgacggcccttctagaagccctgggttcaattcccagcacccacatagccactcacaatcatctgtaactatAGTCCAATAGCTGTAGTCCCATGCTCTCTTCTAGAATgcaagacatacatgcagacaaaacacccagatacataaaataaatagtaaatttttaaaaagaaaactacaacaaAAGTAGGTTGCATGCCAGTTAAAGGGAGAGTTTTTTAAATCACTATGTGGAAAAAATGAGATTTTGTTCCATGAGTCAAATGGTATCTgccaagcccgatgacctgagctcagtctctgggaaggagagaactgactgatgcaaattgtcctctggaCACATGTGCTATGTAtggtatacatgtatgcacacacatatacatacagagagaaaataaaatgtatcactttttttttaaaaactaaaataaatgctCTTGGTCCTTGAATTTGCAGTTCATGATGTCAACAGTcaaggctgtctttgaactcatgatcttcctacttcagccgctggagtactgggattacaggtatgtactgctacactgatttTTCTTCACCCCTAATgaggtatgtgtgagtgtgtgtgtgtgtgtgagtgtgtgtgtgtatgtgtgtgtgtgtgtgaatgtgtgagtgtgtgtgtgtgtgtgtgtgagtgaatgtgtgtgtgtgtgtgaatgtgtgagtgtgtgtgtgtgtgtgagtgaatgtgtgtgagtgtgtgtgtgtgtgtgaatgtgtgagtgtgtgtgtgtgtgagtgtgtgtgaatgtgtgtgagtgtgtgtgtgtgtgtgaatgtgtgagtgtgtgtgtgtgtgtgaatgtgtgtgtgtgtgtgagtgaatgtgtgtgagtgtgtgtgtgtgagtgtgtgtgtgagtgtgtgtgtgtgagtgtgtgtgtgaatgtgtgagtgtgtgagtgtgtgtgaatgtgtgtgagtgtgtgtgtgtgtgtgaatgtgtgtgtgagtgtgtgtgtgtgtgtgtgtgtgtgtgtgtaggtcagaagataactcacaggagttggttctctccttccagcataTGGGCTGCAGGAATTGAACTCCGAGGTCTCAGCTTTAGCAGCAAGtacctctacctgctgagccatctcactagtccTGTTGTGtcagtttttgaaacagggtcttggtgtgtagccctggatagccTGAAGCCCCCTGTGTAGAGTAGGCTAGCTTTGAAATTGAGGTAGttcttctgtttctgccttccaagggctgaGGCGACCGGCATGTGTGTTACTGTGCCATTTTGAGTTTGTCTTCTAAGTTAAAACCAAAGCTCTAGCGGCATTCTGGGATGTCGCTCCTTGGCCTAGATCTTCGGGAGAACATTAGATGAGTGTCATACTCTCATATGGCATATCCCAGCCCTGAAACTGGAAGACACAGGTTCTTCTGGACAGGGTTGAACAGAGAGCCCCACAAAACTGAGCTAGTCACAGACGGGGTTGGTGatagcatccatccatccatgagaCCCTCAGGCACAGCCTCAGTCTCTCCAGGCCTCAGAAGGCCTGATCCCAGACGCATCAGCTACGTCTATCCTCAGAGACCTTGCCGTACCTGCAAGCATCTGCTGTAGTGATGAGGGGGGGTCCCTGTTTCCTTCAGCTTTGCCCTGGAGTCTCTTTGGACCAGACACTGTAGGTGTGTGGGCTGTGGCTACATGCCTATCTCTCCCTGTACGTGTGTCGGTGCCCCAAGCTGTGAGTGTGTGAGGTGCTGGTTGTGACTGTATGCAAGAGAACTTCTACAGATGTGCGCGCCTTTGGGCCCATCTACCGTGAAATACCTGTGAAACCCTCAGGGTCAATGATGATCCACTCAATGGGGTATGTGCGGttgtcttcctcctccagctTCAGGCTGAGTGTGATCTCCTTGGCTGTATACTTGAGTGAACTGGAGAGAGCAGTGGCCATAAGTCTCTGGATGGGGCTCTGAGGGCAGGAGGTGGTGGCTGAGGGGAAGGGCTAGTTGGGGAAGGCTATGATCTGAGGGGTTTCTGCTCAGCATAGGACCACGGCTTCTCTGCCTGAAAGCATTTAGTTCTCAGCTGCCAGTCCCTGGCTGGGTGCCCTGGACCGAGAGATATTAAGGGGGACACACCTGAATTTGAGGGAGCAGTTCTGCCAATCAAAAGGGAAGTAGGTGACTGAGATGGGGCAGGAGGAACGGAAGATGGCGGGCGGCAGCCAGGTCACGTAACCAGAGTCATAAACAAGCACATTGCAGGCATAAGAAATCTGGAATGAGCCGTCATTGCTGTAGGATGGAGACCATAATCACTGTGTGCCCTGGTCGGCCAGGAACCGGCAGGGGCAGGaccagaggaggcaggagagggggTGGGCAGGCAGGGCTGGAGGTGCAGGCTGAGGGGCTTAAGGAAGCAGAATGAGGCAAGGGGGGCTAGGAGGGTTCCTCTCAACTTGTTCTCCAGTACAATCTCTGGTAGCCACACCATGTCAGAGGGCAGGCGCAAGACGGTGATATTCCCAAAGTCGTTGGCATCCCACTGTAGCCGGCTGTCTACCCAGGCCTAGAGGTCCAAAAAGGACGTCAGAAGTGGGTTCGGCCGCAGACCACCCTCCCAGTGGTCCCCACTTCTCCAGGAAAGTCTGAACAAAGCCTGAGAGTCGGGACAAAAGAAATTTGGAGATGGATAAAGAACTCAACTTAGGCCCATCGCGGACAGTTGTGCAGGATGTACACTACACCACTAAGGAGCACAATTTCCATGACGGGCTAGCTTGTTTCTAGTGGACTTCTATCAGTTCCGATATTTTGATTAGAAGAGTGACTTCTGATGCAAACAGGGGCTGGTGTCTCTGTGCTTCAATCCCACCTTTAGTCCTAGTGCTTAGGAGGCAGACACaaatgaatctctgtgagttcgaggccagccaggggaATAAGGCTAGAGAACCCAGTCTCAAACCAAGGACAAAGCAAATCGGACAGAGAGGCGGCAATTTTAGCATGGAGGAACCCCCGCCTGCTGGGACACGTCCTCGGAGCTGGCAGAGGCCTTGGCTGAAAAGGGCAGCTGGGTTCTCTGTAGTCAAGCTCCCCCCAAAGGTGTGTCCACAGGAGCTTGTGGGTTCCTAGCCTAAGTGAGCACAAGGGGACCTGGAACCTTCGGCAGGGCGTCCTTACGTGATCTATCCACACGTTGGAGGTGAGGGTCTCCTCCACTTCTTTCTGTAAACAAACAAGAGGGGGTGTACCCAAAGGTTCCCATCTGCCTTTCACCCAGACTCAGTCATCAGAATCTAATCTGCTGGGTTCTCTGGGACCACGGCACCTGGAAGCGCCAGGGCCTACGAGAGCAACAGATGAGGCAGGTCAGCAGACTATGGAAGGGAAGAGCAGGGGCTGCTGCCATGTTGGGGCATGCATGCCCGGGGCAGCTCGACTGTGGCAGGCTGAGCTGATGGCTTTGGGTGACTGTAGGCCCATGGCACCATCCGGCACAGAAAATAGTCACGCATGTCTCCCAGAAGGGGAGCTAGGCAGGAGCCTTTGAGAAGTTGTCCCTTCTTGCCTTCCTCTCCCCAGCCCAGGCTCTCCCGCGAAGGTCTACTCACCAGGGAGATGAGGTTGGAAAGGGTCAAACTTAGGGCGACATCCACTTTGTCCTCCTTTCGAGCCACTGGCCGGAGTTCTTTGTTGTAGCCCTTTTCCTTGAACAGGTACTGGATCAGCCTTTGTTCCTCATTCAGGCCCCAACTGCCTGGGAGGgttggggagagagacagggcgCCGGTCACTGGACCTAGGATGGACGCTTCCCTGTGGGCCTGCTGGGTCAGCCGTGGGCTGGGCAGAGCAGAGGGAAGCCAGCTGGTCCCTGAGGGTGGGATTCCTAGGGTTAGAAAGGGCAGAGTGGTAGTGGGAATTGGGTATAATGTTAGGGAGGGCACCATGCGGTGGGGGCCCAGGTGGGCATAGAAGGCCCCCAGGAGGGAAGTCATGTCTACCCTTACCACACACAACAAGGGCAGCCAACAGCCCCAGTGTAGGCACAGGCCCTGCCATCCCCCACCTCTGACTGACTGGGGTTTATGTCTTTCCTTCAGCCTGTTGGCTGTGGAATGAGACAGGCCAGGGGACAGGTGCGGGCGGCTTAGGGGTTTGGAAAGAAGAGGCCGGAAACGGAATCTGATACTTGAAGGctggtgatgggggtggggttgcCAGCCAGAGCAGGAGCCCAAGGGCAGAATGCAAAGATCCCAGGCAGGGATTTGTCACAGATAGTTGGTAGGGTGGGGCCTGGTAGGGTAGGGGGGGCACAGGGTGGGGGAcgaatggagtgtgtgtgtgtgtgtgtgtgtgtgtgtgtgtgtgacatgctgGTAGCCGTGGATAGGGTGGAGACATATAGGCCAGTTGCTGCCACCCGGGCAGTAGAAGACATGTTAGCAGCTACCCTGCCTCCAGCTTCTTTTgtgcatgtggtatatgtgtatggtgtgtgtacatgtgtacaagtgtgtacatgtgtgtctgtgtttgtatgtgggtcTGTGGAGATCAAAGTCTATTGTTCaccattttatctgtttttacatttctattctatttaatattagtgtgtgtgtgtgtgtgtgtgtgtgtgcccctgtcagagttgtttctctctttctacaGAGGATTCTGAGGTGAACTCAGGCTTGTACAGTGGCAACTGTTACCTGTTGAGCCACCTGTACTTGTGTATTTCCcatccacccccatccccatctttaaaaatattacatttaatcCAGGTGTCgcagtgtacacctttaatcccagcacttgggaagagagGGTGGATCTCtgtagttcaaggccagtctggtctatgtagtgagttccaagacagcctggacgttacacagagaaaccatgtctcaaaaaacagaaagtaaataaatacgtaaacaaataaataaaacccatccatccattcatccatccatccatccgtccgtccattcatccatccatccgtccgtccatccatccgtccatccatcatccatccatccatccatccgtccatcatccatccatccatccgtccgtccattcatccatccatccgtccatccatccgtccgtccattcatccatccatccatccgtccgtccattcatccatccatccatccgtccgtccattcatccatccatccatccgtccgtccgtccatccgtccgtccattcatccatccatccatccgtccatccatccgtccatccatcatccatccatccatccatccgtccatccatccatccatccatgcagtGTGTGTCTACTCAGTTCAtggcatgtgtggaagtcagaggaaacttgaaggaattaatattttttcctttccctgtgggtcctgggaatcaaacacagATCACTACCAGGCTGACCAGCAGGTGCTTTACCTGCTaatccatctcaccagcccatttcttttctttctttaatttgtaCTGAAGTCCCCTCATGGTTCCTGTGTCTATGAATAGCCAAAAccaaggggaaaggaagggggatcTACTGGGGCAAGGAGGGGTCATTTACACACAGAGTTAGACGTGCCCATTGTAATGACTGTGGCTGGAAGTCAGTAGTAGGGATAAGAGTGTGCTTAAGAGAAAACAGCCCATCCTCACGCTGGGCCCCGGGGCACCGTGATCTGCTTCTACCTAAGAGGAATCAGAAAGCCAGGAATGGAAGGAGGAGGCCCTAGGTGTGGGGGAGACTTTGGCGATGGGGTGAGCAGATGCCCGTAGGGTCTGGGGAGAGACCGATGCAGCACACACTGGCAAGTCTGAGCCTGTTCTAAAGAGAAGTTTGGAGGTGGCCTCATAAGGGCTTGCCCTCCAGGTGACGGCACTGTCACCTTCGTCTGCCAGGGTGCAGCGCTTGCTGAGCTCCTCGTACTCCACGTCGCACCTTGTCAGCTTCCTCATGGCATCTGTGGAGCGGACAGTGATCATTTTGCTCGTGTGTGAGAGACCCTGGGATGAACGTCAGGGCATCCTTCCTGCTTCGTTGGTCTCATAGGTTGAGTCACTGAGGGCAGAGTGGCAGTCCTGGCCTGGCAGAGTCTTGATATAGGTTTGGGCCATGTCACCTGCTGAATCTTCCAGGATGGTGTCCTGGTCCTCGCTCAGGCAGAGGAGCAcagcctctctcttctctccctttgaCATGGTTGACTCGCATGCCAAATCACTTGCCTTGTCACTGATCACTTTGAGACGGCCACACCAGAGGCTGAGGTtttggaagggagagggggactAGGAAAGCCACAGAAGAACTGAGGctctggagctgctgctgctgggatcCAGCTGATCTCCActctatgtttcttttcttttctcttcttttcctttcttcccttctttctttcttttttttccttctttccttctttccttcctttctttggttttttggtttttatagccctggctgtcctggaactcactctgtagaccaggctggcctcgaactcagaaatccacctgcctctgcctcccaagtgctgggattaaaggcgtgtgccactccTGCCTGGcttctactttatttttcaagatgGGGCCTCTTCACTGAACCTCGCCTGGAGCAGCTAGAATGGCCAGTGACCTCCTGAGGTCTGTCTGCTCCTCACGGCCCTGCTCCTTGGCCAGGGCTGCAGTTCACAGGTGCACTCTGCCCCTGTGGTTTTTACCTGGGTGCTGAGGACCCAAACTCAGATCCACATGTatcaagcactctacccactgagctatctcttccaGGCCCTGGTTATGTTTctttgggtgtgtatgtgtttgggggggggaggggctcttattttgtagcccaggctagcctagagctcac
The Apodemus sylvaticus chromosome 9, mApoSyl1.1, whole genome shotgun sequence DNA segment above includes these coding regions:
- the Chrnd gene encoding acetylcholine receptor subunit delta isoform X3 codes for the protein MAGPVPTLGLLAALVVCGSWGLNEEQRLIQYLFKEKGYNKELRPVARKEDKVDVALSLTLSNLISLAWVDSRLQWDANDFGNITVLRLPSDMVWLPEIVLENNNDGSFQISYACNVLVYDSGYVTWLPPAIFRSSCPISVTYFPFDWQNCSLKFSSLKYTAKEITLSLKLEEEDNRTYPIEWIIIDPEGFTENGEWEIVHRAAKVNVDPSVPMDSTKHQDITFYLIIRRKPLFYIINILVPCVLISFMINLVFYLPGDCGEKTSVAISVLLAQSVFLLLISKRLPATSMAIPLVGKFLLFGMVLVTMVVMICVIVLNIHFRTPSTHVLSEGVKKFFLETLPKLLHMSRPGEEDPGPRALIRRSSSLGYISKAEEYFSLKSRSDLMFEKQSERHGLARRLTTARRPPASSEQVQQELFNEMKPAVDGANFIVNHMRDQNSYNEEKDNWSQVARTIDRLCLFVVTPIMVVGTAWIFLQGVYNQPPPQPFPGDPFSYAEQDRRFI
- the Chrnd gene encoding acetylcholine receptor subunit delta isoform X2: MAGPVPTLGLLAALVVCGSWGLNEEQRLIQYLFKEKGYNKELRPVARKEDKVDVALSLTLSNLISLKEVEETLTSNVWIDHAWVDSRLQWDANDFGNITVLRLPSDMVWLPEIVLENNNDGSFQISYACNVLVYDSGYVTWLPPAIFRSSCPISVTYFPFDWQNCSLKFSSLKYTAKEITLSLKLEEEDNRTYPIEWIIIDPEGFTENGEWEIVHRAAKVNVDPSVPMDSTKHQDITFYLIIRRKPLFYIINILVPCVLISFMINLVFYLPGDCGEKTSVAISVLLAQSVFLLLISKRLPATSMAIPLVGKFLLFGMVLVTMVVMICVIVLNIHFRTPSTHVLSEGVKKFFLETLPKLLHMSRPGEEDPGPRALIRRSSSLGYISKAEEYFSLKSRSDLMFEKQSERHGLARRLTTARRPPASSEQVQQELFNEMKPAVDGANFIVNHMRDQNSYNEEKDNWSQVARTIDRLCLFVVTPIMVVGTAWIFLQGVYNQPPPQPFPGDPFSYAEQDRRFI
- the Chrnd gene encoding acetylcholine receptor subunit delta isoform X1, whose product is MAGPVPTLGLLAALVVCALPGSWGLNEEQRLIQYLFKEKGYNKELRPVARKEDKVDVALSLTLSNLISLKEVEETLTSNVWIDHAWVDSRLQWDANDFGNITVLRLPSDMVWLPEIVLENNNDGSFQISYACNVLVYDSGYVTWLPPAIFRSSCPISVTYFPFDWQNCSLKFSSLKYTAKEITLSLKLEEEDNRTYPIEWIIIDPEGFTENGEWEIVHRAAKVNVDPSVPMDSTKHQDITFYLIIRRKPLFYIINILVPCVLISFMINLVFYLPGDCGEKTSVAISVLLAQSVFLLLISKRLPATSMAIPLVGKFLLFGMVLVTMVVMICVIVLNIHFRTPSTHVLSEGVKKFFLETLPKLLHMSRPGEEDPGPRALIRRSSSLGYISKAEEYFSLKSRSDLMFEKQSERHGLARRLTTARRPPASSEQVQQELFNEMKPAVDGANFIVNHMRDQNSYNEEKDNWSQVARTIDRLCLFVVTPIMVVGTAWIFLQGVYNQPPPQPFPGDPFSYAEQDRRFI